One segment of Marvinbryantia formatexigens DSM 14469 DNA contains the following:
- a CDS encoding helix-turn-helix domain-containing protein, translated as MLSENIKAIRKSKGLSQQELAVRLNVVRQTVSKWEQGLSVPDSDVLISLSEVLETPVSTLLGETVMETEADTLKAISEKLEVINLQLAQRKSTRRKIIYWSLISLCAILVIVFAVLLELESPYLGWNYSDPETAVLGVLFHSFEWLFIRFAPIILAGATAGIILTRKRE; from the coding sequence ATGCTCAGCGAAAACATTAAAGCAATCAGAAAATCAAAGGGGCTTTCACAGCAGGAACTTGCCGTCAGACTGAATGTCGTGCGTCAGACAGTTTCCAAGTGGGAGCAGGGACTATCAGTTCCCGATTCTGATGTGTTAATCTCCTTATCGGAAGTGCTTGAGACACCCGTAAGCACACTGCTGGGAGAAACCGTTATGGAAACAGAGGCGGATACTTTAAAAGCCATTTCAGAAAAACTGGAGGTGATAAATCTGCAGCTTGCACAGAGAAAAAGCACAAGAAGAAAAATTATTTACTGGTCACTTATTTCGTTATGTGCCATCCTGGTAATCGTTTTTGCAGTTTTACTGGAATTAGAAAGTCCTTATCTGGGATGGAATTACAGTGACCCCGAAACCGCTGTTCTCGGAGTGTTATTTCACTCGTTTGAATGGCTGTTTATCAGATTCGCACCGATTATCCTTGCCGGTGCAACCGCCGGAATTATCTTAACACGCAAAAGAGAATAA
- a CDS encoding MerR family transcriptional regulator — protein MTIGEISEKTNLPESTLRYYEKMKLIKVIRDKNGRRDYADSDVEWIKFIRRLKETGMLLKDIQQYSELRYMGDSTMPERISILRLHRRYVLEQQRKWNGYLQNLDEKIQYYEQSIKLQNT, from the coding sequence ATGACAATAGGAGAAATTTCTGAAAAAACTAATTTGCCGGAAAGTACATTGCGCTATTACGAAAAAATGAAATTGATAAAAGTTATACGTGATAAAAATGGTCGGCGTGATTATGCTGACAGTGATGTTGAATGGATTAAATTTATCCGTCGTCTGAAGGAAACGGGTATGCTTTTAAAAGATATACAACAATATTCGGAATTACGTTATATGGGTGATAGTACAATGCCGGAGAGAATAAGTATACTCAGACTGCACAGGCGCTATGTTTTAGAACAGCAGCGGAAATGGAACGGATACTTACAAAATTTAGATGAAAAGATTCAATATTATGAGCAATCTATAAAACTGCAAAATACGTAA
- a CDS encoding carboxymuconolactone decarboxylase family protein — protein MSKTRFELGTEKLMEIDGAGGENVINTLAGIAPDVGKYIVEFAFGDIYSRKELSLQEREMITIACLLTAGGCEPQLEVHINGSLNVGTVPEKIIETFIQCIPYTGFPRVLNAIFIAKKVFAERHIHIMDETR, from the coding sequence ATGAGTAAAACACGTTTTGAACTGGGAACAGAAAAATTAATGGAGATAGACGGCGCTGGAGGAGAAAATGTTATTAATACTTTGGCAGGCATAGCACCGGACGTGGGAAAATACATAGTCGAATTTGCGTTCGGTGACATTTATTCACGAAAAGAGCTCAGCCTGCAGGAACGGGAAATGATAACAATAGCGTGCCTGTTAACGGCAGGCGGGTGTGAACCGCAGTTAGAAGTGCATATAAATGGCTCTCTTAATGTCGGGACAGTACCCGAAAAAATTATCGAAACCTTTATCCAGTGTATTCCCTATACCGGTTTTCCAAGAGTGCTGAATGCAATTTTTATCGCAAAGAAAGTATTTGCTGAAAGACATATTCATATTATGGATGAAACCAGATAG
- a CDS encoding TetR/AcrR family transcriptional regulator, with translation MYLWTNAVETTRKAVREYKTLETDDFFEMLKRSLLSKCSLMREYPYLYSFSLRAYYETIPEIQKSVQENYNDISRASEMTVLEKIDTSKFRKDIDIKTMYTEIFYAIDGYMLKKYRSNRIVPDEIEKEVIALIDFWKKVYTQEM, from the coding sequence ATGTACCTGTGGACGAACGCTGTTGAGACAACAAGGAAAGCCGTCAGAGAATACAAAACGCTGGAAACGGATGATTTTTTCGAAATGCTGAAAAGGAGTTTATTGTCGAAGTGTTCGCTTATGCGTGAGTATCCGTATTTATATTCTTTTTCGCTGAGAGCATATTATGAAACGATTCCGGAAATACAAAAATCTGTTCAGGAAAATTATAATGATATCAGCAGAGCAAGTGAAATGACCGTGCTTGAGAAAATAGACACATCAAAATTTCGGAAAGACATTGATATAAAAACAATGTATACTGAAATATTTTACGCTATAGATGGATATATGCTGAAAAAATATCGTTCAAATCGTATCGTACCAGACGAAATCGAGAAAGAAGTTATTGCTTTAATTGATTTTTGGAAAAAGGTCTATACGCAGGAGATGTGA
- a CDS encoding DUF3990 domain-containing protein yields MKNSRIIKEINKIDFSQFEGNHIIKTDETVTLYHGSKSGICGNIAPISRKRCDFGKGFYMGTDRSQPLTLICNYPDARIYTLSVSLSELKILDVEVGLDWALLIAYNRGKMESVRHSAIYHRFANLTKDCDMVIGYIANDRMFVVLDRFFNGEITDMALINSLSALKPGKQYVALTEKACGKIKILDEQVLTQNDRDKLKQESEANRSKGIAMAEEICRKYRREGRFFDEILEAGEMKY; encoded by the coding sequence ATGAAAAACTCCCGGATTATAAAGGAAATTAACAAAATTGATTTCTCTCAGTTTGAAGGAAATCATATTATCAAAACGGATGAAACGGTAACTCTTTATCATGGTTCCAAATCGGGAATTTGTGGTAATATTGCCCCTATAAGCCGGAAACGCTGCGATTTTGGAAAAGGGTTTTATATGGGAACTGACCGGTCCCAGCCGCTTACTTTAATTTGCAATTATCCTGATGCCAGAATATACACGTTAAGTGTCAGTTTATCTGAACTTAAAATTCTTGATGTAGAAGTGGGGCTGGATTGGGCATTATTAATTGCATACAATCGAGGCAAAATGGAATCCGTAAGACATTCAGCTATCTATCATCGTTTTGCAAATTTAACCAAAGACTGTGATATGGTTATCGGCTATATTGCTAACGATAGAATGTTCGTTGTTCTGGACCGTTTTTTCAATGGAGAAATTACGGATATGGCACTAATCAACAGCCTTTCGGCGTTGAAGCCTGGTAAGCAATATGTAGCTTTAACAGAAAAGGCCTGTGGAAAAATAAAAATTCTTGATGAGCAGGTACTCACCCAAAATGACCGGGATAAACTAAAACAGGAAAGTGAAGCCAACCGTTCAAAAGGCATTGCAATGGCAGAGGAAATTTGTCGGAAATATCGTCGTGAGGGTCGGTTTTTTGATGAAATATTAGAGGCGGGTGAGATGAAATATTAG